From a single Lonchura striata isolate bLonStr1 chromosome 13, bLonStr1.mat, whole genome shotgun sequence genomic region:
- the LOC110475975 gene encoding histamine H3 receptor, with protein sequence MGRDGPWLNLSGSACAAGGPFPAGTAALLAALMGLLVLATVLGNALVILAFVVDRSLRTQGNFFFLNLAVADLLVGGFCIPLYIPYVLTGEWRLGRGLCKLWLVVDYLVCTASVFNIVLISFDRFICVTRAVSYRAQQGMTRNAVLKMMTVWIAAFLLYGPAILSWEHIAQKSILPERECHAEFFYNWYFLMIASTVEFFTPFITVMYFNLSIYLNIRKRTLLRNENLSPGQDCEINFQGGKREHTVFFVKPANRDKHEKRASSLLPPRKAPRLQASPELGNQPSNLSASLDLPPLQVDVKTRSPRNGFFKATESLCHPSSKVDVANIMINRFRLSRDKRVAKSLAVIVCVFGLCWAPYTLLMIIRAACHGHCVHYSLYEISFWLLWVNSAINPVLYPLCHMSFRKAFIKLLCPQKAKIHPDVLM encoded by the exons ATGGGCCGGGACGGGCCGTGGCTGAACCTGTCCGGCAGCGCCTGTGCGGCGGGCGGGCCCTTCCCCGCCGGCACGGCCGCGCTGCTGGCCGCGCTCAtggggctgctggtgctggcCACGGTGCTGGGCAATGCCCTGGTCATTCTGGCGTTCGTGGTGGACCGGAGCCTCCGCACGCAGGGAAACTTCTTCTTCCTGAACCTGGCCGTCGCCGACCTGCTGGTGG GCGGCTTCTGCATCCCCCTCTACATCCCCTACGTGCTGACGGGCGAGTGGAGGCTCGGCAGGGGCTTGTGTAAGCTGTGGCTGGTGGTAGACTACCTGGTGTGCACCGCCTCCGTCTTCAACATCGTCCTGATCAGCTTCGACAGGTTCATCTGTGTCACCAGAGCG GTCAGCTACAGGGCTCAGCAAGGGATGACCAGAAATGCAGTATTGAAGATGATGACTGTATGGATTGCTGCTTTTCTCCTCTACGGGCCAGCCATTCTCAGTTGGGAGCACATTGCCCAAAAGAGCATCCTCCCTGAAAGAGAATGTCATGCAGAATTCTTCTACAACTGGTATTTCCTAATGATTGCCTCTACTGTTGAATTCTTTACACCTTTCATCACTGTTATGTACTTTAACTTAAGTATTTACCTTAACATCAGGAAACGCACATTGCTCcgaaatgaaaacctttcaccTGGTCAAGACtgtgaaattaatttccaggggggaaaaagggaacacACTGTGTTTTTTGTAAAGCCAGCTAACAGAGACAAACATGAGAAGAGAGCAAGCAGCCTTCTTCCCCCAAGAAAGGCTCCAAGGCTTCAGGCCTCGCCTGAGCTTGGCAATCAGCCATCAAATCTGAGTGCCAGTCTTGACCTTCCACCCCTCCAGGTGGATGTAAAGACCAGGTCTCCCAGGAATGGCTTCTTCAAAGCAACAGAAAGCCTTTGCCACCCCAGCAGCAAAGTGGATGTTGCTAACATTATGATAAACAGATTTAGACTTTCCCGGGATAAAAGAGTAGCAAAGTCTTTAGCAGTTATTGTCTGTGTGTTTGGGTTGTGCTGGGCTCCATACACACTCCTGATGATCATCAGGGCAGCCTGCCACGGGCACTGTGTGCACTATTCCCTCTATGAGATCTCATTCTGGCTCCTCTGGGTGAACTCGGCCATTAACCCTGTTCTTTACCCACTCTGTCACATGAGCTTTAGGAAAGCCTTCATAAAACTCCTGTGTCCCCAAAAGGCCAAAATCCATCCTGACGTTTTGATGTGA